The genome window TACATGCCGTTACTACTTGCCGTGGGTCGACCGGAGGGTGAACGCATGCGGAGCAGGGCCGGGTTTATCGCGAATGTGTATGGGCTCGACGGTGGGGCGTGGGAGATGGTGCCTGTTGCTCGGGGGGCCTTGGGGCAGGTCTGGAGGCTGTCGGGGGGCGGTGGGGTGTGGGCGGTCAAGGAGTTGTTGTTCGGGTGCGACGAGGGGCAGGTGGGGCGGGAGGCCGGGTTGCGGGACGCGGCGGAGGGGTTGGGGATCTCGGCGCCCCGGTTCTTCGCGGACCGGGACGGGGCGTATGTGTCGCGGCTGCCGGAGTCGATCGGCGGGGGGCATGTGAAGTTGTACGACTGGGTGGAGGGGAGCGAGGCGGATCCCGGCGATCCGGCGCTTCTCGACTGGTGCGGGCGGACGCTCGCGCTGCTGCACCGGGCCGGGGAGGGGACCGCGGAGACACCGGACGACTGGTACGAGCGGTGTCCCGGGGCGGGGGAGTGGGCGGAGCTGTGCGAGCGGGTCCGCCGGGCCGGGGTGCCGTGGGCGGCGGCGTTGGAGCGGTTCGCGGCCGCGGAGGCCGTGGAGTTGGCGGGGTTCGTCACTCCGTCCGGGGGCGGCGGGGACGTGGTGACCTCGCATCTCGACATGCGACCGCAGAACGTGCTCGTGGGACCGGCCGGGCCCGCCCTGCTCGACTGGGACAACGCCGGGCCCGTGTCGGCGGGACGGGAACTCGCCCGAGCCGTCCATGTGTGGGCCGGCGGCAACGACTTCCGCGCCGATTCCGCGCGGCGGTTGGTACGGGGATACGTGGACGCCGGCGGGCCCGGGGTCGTCGAGGGCGTGGAGTCGTTCTCCATGCTCTTCGCGACCGAGCTGAACTACGTGCGGGTGCAGGCCGAGTGCGCGGTCGATCCGGAAGTGACCGCCGCGCAGCGGGAGTTCGCCGGCGGGCAGGTGGTGGGGCTGATGGGGAGGCTGCCGGATCCGGTGGCCGCCTCCCGCTTGGCGGAGGCGCTCGCCTCCGAGTGGTGACGGTCGGGAGTGCCCATGGGGCAGGGGCCCCTGACGGGCGGGAGTGGTCGAGTGGTCACAGGTCGGGTGTGGGGGTGTTCATGTGCGGTCGATGTGGACGTTCGTGGACTTGACCCGGGCCGTGGCCTCCATGCCGACCTCCAGGCCCAGTTCCTCCACGGCCTCCCGGGTGAGCAGGGAGACCAGGCGGTGCGGGCCCGCCTGGATCTCGACCTGGGCCGCCACGTCGCCCAGCTTCACGGCGGTGACGATGCCGGGGAAGGCGTTGCGCGCCGATGTGTAGGGGGCCGTGTCGGCCTCGTCGGAGGTGTCCGAGGCCAGCTCCACCGAGAAGGCCGCGAGATCCTTCCCGTCGATGAGCCGGCGCCCGTTCTCGTCGCGCCGCGTCGCCACCCGGCCCGCGTCCGCCCATCGCCGCGCGGTGTCGGGGCTGACCCCGAGCAGCCGGGCGGCCTGACCGATCGTGTAGGACTGCATGGGC of Streptomyces phaeolivaceus contains these proteins:
- a CDS encoding phosphotransferase; amino-acid sequence: MRSRAGFIANVYGLDGGAWEMVPVARGALGQVWRLSGGGGVWAVKELLFGCDEGQVGREAGLRDAAEGLGISAPRFFADRDGAYVSRLPESIGGGHVKLYDWVEGSEADPGDPALLDWCGRTLALLHRAGEGTAETPDDWYERCPGAGEWAELCERVRRAGVPWAAALERFAAAEAVELAGFVTPSGGGGDVVTSHLDMRPQNVLVGPAGPALLDWDNAGPVSAGRELARAVHVWAGGNDFRADSARRLVRGYVDAGGPGVVEGVESFSMLFATELNYVRVQAECAVDPEVTAAQREFAGGQVVGLMGRLPDPVAASRLAEALASEW
- a CDS encoding TOBE domain-containing protein, translating into MQSYTIGQAARLLGVSPDTARRWADAGRVATRRDENGRRLIDGKDLAAFSVELASDTSDEADTAPYTSARNAFPGIVTAVKLGDVAAQVEIQAGPHRLVSLLTREAVEELGLEVGMEATARVKSTNVHIDRT